One stretch of Corynebacterium auriscanis DNA includes these proteins:
- a CDS encoding segregation and condensation protein A produces MESTQPEITGFRVALANFDGPFDLLLQLIHSHKLDITDVALARVTDEFIAYTKGLSKSAEDLDEVTEFLVVASTLLDLKAARLVPRGEVEDEEDLALLESRDLLFARLLQYRAYKQVAQMFAEWQRNAARRHPIGLSLEEHQANLLPPVEIGHTADSFAELAAAVFRPRPSGVDTGHVHQVAVSVPEQAGHILNTLKVAGENRWVSFGTLIADCELNMTIVGRFLALLELYKARAIGIEQEIPLEEMSVAWTGLDVDPAVVAASNWT; encoded by the coding sequence GTGGAATCCACACAGCCGGAGATCACAGGCTTCCGTGTCGCTTTGGCCAACTTCGATGGGCCGTTTGACCTGTTATTGCAGCTGATTCACTCCCATAAGTTGGACATCACGGATGTTGCCTTGGCACGAGTGACCGATGAGTTCATTGCGTACACGAAGGGGTTATCGAAATCCGCGGAGGATTTGGATGAGGTCACTGAGTTCCTTGTGGTGGCCTCCACGTTGTTGGATCTGAAAGCCGCGCGGCTGGTTCCACGGGGTGAGGTGGAGGATGAAGAGGACCTCGCCCTCTTGGAATCTCGTGACCTGCTGTTTGCTCGTTTGCTGCAGTACCGGGCGTATAAGCAGGTGGCGCAGATGTTTGCGGAGTGGCAGCGCAACGCGGCGCGGCGCCACCCGATTGGGCTGTCGCTGGAGGAGCACCAAGCGAACCTGCTGCCTCCCGTGGAGATCGGTCACACTGCTGACAGCTTCGCGGAACTTGCCGCTGCTGTGTTCCGTCCGCGGCCGTCGGGTGTGGATACGGGGCACGTTCACCAGGTTGCGGTGAGTGTCCCGGAGCAGGCTGGGCACATTCTTAATACATTGAAAGTCGCTGGTGAGAACAGGTGGGTGAGTTTCGGTACGTTGATAGCCGATTGCGAGCTGAATATGACTATCGTGGGGCGCTTCTTGGCGTTGCTGGAGCTTTACAAGGCCCGGGCCATCGGAATCGAGCAGGAGATCCCGTTGGAGGAAATGTCCGTGGCCTGGACTGGGCTGGATGTGGACCCGGCCGTGGTTGCGGCATCGAACTGGACGTAA
- a CDS encoding HNH endonuclease signature motif containing protein, which yields MSNHKDFNDHKDSPPQQHSTSTNAPYDKSAAQSGPTPEGKHQSQETIPGMDNFEQNNVPPGSGLSDEPPHGRLPEPPDEELPEELVLILEQLEPQWRHPEASWRVDDPSDPVSLASKTINALHVYLAYLTLPSMEDMIDDHTTRVHARTGLTAWKAEQIAMVGLTLTNFPRFAHLVSGGAFHFQLVFRLCEHLSIVKTNHRKLVDHAVVKLLEPTVPNQAMRSLKWIDDTFARLMEFIDPLAVPVPKDTPDTDAGTDADSDNDGINPDDVPPMDEDTYHDGVSSFSYDNRDPNYTTFTLTVDAITGVELLKAINNAATTNNTTQGQAFLGLLRGQTTASITLNLYKNTFGLPLDDVFGEGHWLTTAASAAWLDRITHLAGAGTSDNNGYQPSARTAAMVAGRDGHCRFPGCTIPAHRCQIDHVHRYDHTNPTASGPTSTDNLHLLCAKHHRLKTAGNWDVTLHPDGTETWTSHGDGHTITTTSDGPLGRETFQHKATRRIRVTHAYNERRLGIIDQEDEPNSNNDEPPF from the coding sequence GTGAGTAATCACAAAGACTTCAACGACCATAAAGATTCACCGCCACAACAGCATTCCACCTCAACCAACGCTCCATACGATAAATCCGCAGCTCAGTCCGGGCCCACCCCAGAGGGGAAACATCAAAGCCAAGAAACCATTCCTGGAATGGATAATTTCGAACAAAATAACGTCCCGCCAGGGAGTGGCCTTTCTGACGAACCTCCCCATGGACGACTACCCGAGCCACCGGATGAGGAACTGCCCGAAGAGCTCGTTCTCATCCTGGAGCAGCTGGAACCGCAGTGGCGTCATCCAGAAGCCTCATGGCGTGTAGACGACCCAAGCGATCCTGTCAGCCTGGCTTCCAAGACCATCAATGCACTTCACGTTTACCTCGCCTATCTGACATTGCCCAGCATGGAGGACATGATTGACGACCACACCACCCGCGTTCACGCGCGGACGGGTTTAACGGCGTGGAAGGCCGAACAGATCGCCATGGTTGGACTGACCCTCACGAATTTTCCCCGGTTCGCCCACCTAGTCAGTGGTGGCGCGTTTCATTTCCAGCTGGTATTCCGGCTTTGCGAGCACCTATCCATTGTTAAAACCAATCATCGGAAACTGGTGGATCATGCAGTGGTCAAACTGCTGGAACCGACGGTGCCTAATCAAGCGATGCGCTCCCTCAAATGGATCGATGACACATTCGCACGCCTCATGGAGTTCATCGACCCCTTAGCGGTTCCAGTCCCGAAAGACACCCCTGACACGGATGCCGGCACTGATGCTGACAGTGATAACGACGGCATCAACCCCGATGACGTCCCACCCATGGATGAGGATACCTACCACGATGGTGTGAGCTCCTTTAGCTACGACAACCGCGACCCGAACTACACCACCTTCACTCTCACCGTCGATGCCATCACCGGCGTCGAACTACTCAAAGCCATCAACAACGCCGCCACCACCAATAACACCACCCAAGGCCAAGCCTTCCTCGGGCTACTACGCGGCCAGACCACCGCATCGATCACTCTCAACCTCTACAAAAACACCTTCGGCCTGCCACTGGACGACGTCTTCGGCGAAGGTCACTGGCTCACCACCGCCGCCTCCGCCGCCTGGCTCGACCGCATCACCCACCTCGCCGGCGCCGGCACCAGCGATAACAACGGCTACCAACCATCCGCCCGCACCGCTGCCATGGTCGCCGGACGAGACGGGCACTGCCGATTCCCCGGCTGCACCATCCCCGCCCACCGATGCCAAATCGACCACGTCCACCGCTACGACCACACCAACCCCACCGCGTCGGGGCCGACGTCCACCGACAATTTGCACCTGCTGTGCGCTAAGCACCACCGGTTGAAAACCGCCGGAAACTGGGATGTAACCCTCCACCCCGACGGCACAGAAACCTGGACCAGCCACGGAGACGGCCACACCATCACCACCACCAGCGACGGCCCCCTCGGCCGCGAAACATTCCAACACAAAGCCACCAGGCGCATCAGGGTCACCCATGCCTATAACGAACGACGACTAGGAATCATCGACCAGGAAGACGAACCCAATAGCAACAACGACGAGCCGCCATTCTAA
- the scpB gene encoding SMC-Scp complex subunit ScpB yields the protein MNDHENESAAAVPLAPVSLLRSRIESLLLVSDEPVTAAELARVLSTDATVVPANEIEMVLVEIRDEFDARGSGFELRESDGAYRLYTRRENSEAVEAKLLDGTQQRLSRAALETLAVVAYRQPVTRAQVSAVRGVNCDGVMRTLALRGLVSEVPEGPGGANLYSTTDLFLEQLGIASLTELPDLAPLLPEVDSIDD from the coding sequence ATGAACGACCATGAAAACGAGTCTGCGGCCGCTGTGCCTCTGGCACCTGTTTCACTTTTGCGCAGTCGCATCGAATCCCTGTTGCTTGTGAGTGACGAGCCGGTCACCGCTGCTGAGCTTGCGCGGGTTCTTTCCACCGACGCCACGGTGGTCCCCGCCAACGAGATCGAGATGGTGTTGGTGGAGATTCGGGACGAGTTTGATGCGCGAGGTTCTGGCTTCGAATTGCGTGAAAGCGACGGGGCTTATCGGCTGTACACGCGGAGGGAGAATTCGGAGGCCGTGGAGGCAAAGCTTCTGGATGGTACGCAGCAGCGGTTATCGCGCGCGGCTCTCGAAACTTTGGCGGTGGTGGCGTATCGCCAGCCGGTGACGCGAGCGCAGGTTTCGGCCGTCCGCGGTGTTAACTGCGACGGCGTCATGCGTACATTGGCGTTGCGTGGCCTGGTTTCGGAGGTCCCCGAAGGACCGGGTGGAGCGAACTTGTACTCCACCACGGACTTATTCCTCGAACAGCTGGGTATTGCTTCTCTCACCGAACTGCCTGATTTGGCACCACTTCTTCCCGAGGTTGACTCGATTGACGATTAG
- a CDS encoding pseudouridine synthase, with amino-acid sequence MNRTARRDGTPENDRQRNQDNSRNGQQGRGSAARNGARTNPRGAARGAGRGAGRNNARKAPVPQPVDSSPRDVDRFVPNVNPAKHQHVSEDEAAQILASEKKEKQQVRLQKVLASAGVASRRMSEKLIAAGRVEVNGEVVRQMGLRIDPSVDVVRVDGTRVQVNEEMVYFVLNKPRGVHSTMHDDLGRPHVGELVEAKFNQGQGLFHVGRLDAATEGLLLLTNDGELANRLMHPKYEVPKTYMATVLGEADRALIRTLKEGVDLEDGIAKADYVQIVDVWQGKSLVKIELHEGRKHIVRRMLKAAGFPVQALVRTKIHTVQLGEQKPGTVRALNSSELQSLYKAVGL; translated from the coding sequence TTGAATAGAACCGCTCGCCGAGACGGCACACCGGAAAATGATCGTCAACGAAATCAAGATAATTCCCGAAATGGGCAGCAGGGGCGGGGCTCGGCTGCACGCAACGGTGCACGCACCAATCCGCGCGGTGCTGCGCGGGGTGCGGGACGAGGTGCGGGACGGAACAACGCACGCAAAGCACCCGTGCCACAGCCAGTCGACAGCAGCCCGCGCGACGTGGACCGCTTTGTGCCCAACGTGAACCCAGCCAAGCACCAGCATGTGTCGGAAGATGAAGCGGCGCAGATTTTGGCGTCAGAAAAGAAAGAAAAGCAGCAGGTCAGGCTACAGAAAGTTCTTGCATCCGCCGGAGTAGCAAGCCGGCGCATGAGTGAAAAACTGATCGCTGCGGGCCGAGTTGAGGTCAACGGCGAGGTCGTGCGGCAAATGGGGTTGCGGATTGATCCGAGCGTCGATGTCGTTCGGGTGGATGGCACCCGCGTGCAGGTCAACGAGGAAATGGTGTACTTCGTGTTGAACAAACCACGCGGTGTGCACTCGACGATGCACGACGATTTAGGGCGCCCGCACGTGGGAGAGCTCGTGGAGGCCAAGTTCAATCAGGGGCAGGGGTTGTTCCACGTGGGTCGATTGGATGCCGCGACAGAGGGGCTGTTGCTGCTCACGAACGACGGTGAACTGGCCAACCGACTGATGCACCCGAAGTACGAAGTCCCGAAGACGTACATGGCAACGGTGCTTGGTGAGGCGGACCGGGCGCTCATCCGAACGCTCAAAGAAGGCGTGGACCTGGAAGACGGCATCGCTAAGGCCGACTACGTGCAGATCGTGGACGTATGGCAAGGCAAATCGCTGGTCAAGATTGAGCTGCATGAGGGGCGTAAGCACATCGTGCGCCGCATGCTGAAAGCTGCTGGTTTCCCCGTCCAAGCGCTGGTCCGCACCAAGATCCACACCGTGCAGCTAGGCGAGCAAAAGCCCGGCACCGTACGCGCACTCAATAGCTCGGAGCTGCAAAGTCTTTACAAGGCCGTGGGGCTGTAG
- the xerA gene encoding site-specific tyrosine recombinase/integron integrase translates to MNNNDRLIHQWRRHLQTERNVSSHTLNNYQRDIDRYQEWLGDKDLTNVTSNDIEKYLVWLQTDQSGHKGIAQSSAARALASIRSLHDFGEREKLLASNAAATVPVPKRGAPIPKALTVEQVISLLDATPNSDAASLVDIRDRAVLEMLYSTGARISELLALDVDDVDQGERMVLVRGKGAKERLVPLGSPASMALEQYVVRARPAMNKKGSPALFLNVRGGRMGRQSGFKAVTQAAERAGLPPVSPHALRHSFATHLLQGGADVRVVQELLGHSSVATTQIYTKVTADHLREMWATSHPRV, encoded by the coding sequence GTGAATAACAACGACCGCTTAATTCACCAGTGGCGCCGGCACCTGCAGACTGAACGCAATGTCTCCAGCCACACTCTGAATAATTATCAGCGCGATATCGACCGCTATCAGGAATGGCTTGGGGACAAGGATCTTACGAACGTCACCAGCAACGATATCGAGAAGTATCTGGTGTGGTTGCAGACGGACCAGTCAGGGCACAAAGGGATAGCGCAATCTAGTGCGGCACGCGCACTCGCCAGCATCCGCAGTTTGCATGATTTCGGCGAGCGCGAGAAACTCCTCGCCAGCAACGCCGCCGCCACAGTCCCGGTGCCGAAACGGGGTGCACCTATCCCTAAGGCGCTGACCGTCGAACAGGTCATTAGCTTGCTTGACGCCACGCCGAACAGCGATGCCGCCTCTCTCGTAGACATCAGGGATCGCGCGGTGTTGGAGATGCTGTATTCCACGGGTGCGAGGATCAGCGAACTGTTGGCACTAGATGTCGACGATGTGGATCAGGGGGAGCGCATGGTTCTGGTGCGAGGCAAGGGTGCAAAGGAGCGACTGGTGCCGCTTGGCAGCCCGGCGTCGATGGCCCTAGAACAGTATGTGGTGCGAGCGAGACCAGCGATGAATAAGAAGGGGTCACCGGCGCTATTTTTGAATGTGCGTGGCGGACGGATGGGGCGGCAGTCCGGGTTTAAAGCCGTGACCCAGGCTGCAGAGCGGGCAGGTTTGCCACCGGTGTCGCCCCACGCGTTGCGGCACTCGTTTGCTACGCATCTGCTGCAAGGTGGGGCGGATGTGCGAGTTGTGCAGGAGTTGCTGGGGCATAGCTCGGTGGCGACGACGCAGATTTATACCAAGGTGACCGCTGATCACCTGCGCGAGATGTGGGCCACTTCGCACCCCCGCGTGTGA
- a CDS encoding NUDIX domain-containing protein produces MTEPLSREQHPDATDKYPVKASKVLFDGPIIAVRQDTIDGPTGEMTREIVEHFSAVAIAPVRDGKVLLIRQYRHGVGRYLWEIPAGLLDMAGENPLDAARRELAEEAGLVAERWHLLGDVVTSPGFCEEFTRIYLAEGLSNDLSELDFEIPDPEHEEADLETRWVPVPEAIEWVQMGKVENSIAVAALLHLAVGTKRDVSEPYYYHSGMAERRGHEPGQDMKFVR; encoded by the coding sequence ATGACTGAACCCCTGTCACGCGAACAACATCCAGATGCCACCGACAAGTATCCCGTCAAGGCCTCGAAGGTCCTGTTCGATGGCCCCATCATCGCGGTTCGTCAGGACACGATCGATGGTCCGACTGGTGAGATGACCCGTGAGATTGTCGAGCATTTCAGTGCCGTGGCCATCGCTCCCGTACGGGATGGAAAAGTGCTGCTGATCCGCCAGTATCGGCACGGAGTAGGCCGTTACCTATGGGAGATTCCCGCGGGGTTGTTGGACATGGCCGGTGAGAACCCATTGGATGCAGCCCGTCGCGAGTTGGCGGAAGAAGCTGGCCTTGTGGCGGAGCGGTGGCATCTTTTGGGTGACGTGGTGACGTCCCCCGGCTTCTGTGAAGAGTTCACGCGCATCTACCTGGCTGAGGGCCTATCTAATGACCTCAGCGAATTGGATTTCGAGATCCCAGATCCCGAGCACGAAGAAGCAGACCTCGAGACCCGATGGGTTCCCGTGCCGGAAGCCATCGAATGGGTGCAGATGGGCAAGGTGGAAAACTCTATTGCCGTGGCCGCGTTGCTCCACTTGGCTGTTGGTACCAAGCGCGACGTCAGCGAGCCTTATTACTACCACTCCGGTATGGCCGAGCGCCGTGGCCACGAGCCGGGTCAGGACATGAAATTCGTCCGGTGA
- the der gene encoding bifunctional cytidylate kinase/GTPase Der, which translates to MTTNPTHALATHENTAGGGFIVAVDGPSGTGKSTVCRRLAELANAKYLDTGAMYRVATLHVLRQRIDPTHADATNAIIAATQNLPLEVNEDPRSTEVLLDGQDVSGEIRGPEVTAHVSAVSAIPEVRENLVKLQRELAERAGRCVVEGRDIGTVVLPDAPVKVFMTASAEIRARRRFDQDVAAGRDVEFDAVLADVQRRDEADSSRATSPLRPADDATVLDTGELSIDEVLAVFQDLILSENGDGEGRREEEAVELDDLVFRTTDGDVIGDGESYSDGESDEIDEENFDEAEFSEADFGETQFFVAGQDAEEFDLLSSGEDQTDWDAVEEAFGVFGDDEAEREALCTVAIVGRPNVGKSTLVNRFIGRREAVVEDFPGVTRDRISYLGEWTGRRFWVQDTGGWDPDAKGIHAAIARQAETAMDTADVIVFVVDTKVGITATDEVIARKLQRSNIPVILVANKFDSDSQYADMAEFWGLGLGEPFPVSAQHGRGAADVLDQVLKDFPDQPRQTSIVSGPRRVALVGRPNVGKSSLLNKVTGEERSVVDNVAGTTVDPVDSIVELDEKTWRFVDTAGIRKKTKTARGHEFYASLRTRAAIDAAEVAIFLVDASEPIAEQDQRVLRLILDSGRALVVAYNKWDLVDEDRRWELEREIDLQLAHVPWARRVNISAKTGRALKKLEPAMIEALESWDQRIPTGQLNTWLRAVIAQTPPPMRGGRLPRVLFATQASTKPPVIVLFTTGFLEHGYRRFLERKLREAFGFEGSPVRIAVRVREKRKRK; encoded by the coding sequence ATGACTACTAACCCCACTCACGCCCTCGCAACCCACGAAAACACTGCCGGTGGCGGGTTCATCGTTGCAGTTGACGGCCCTAGCGGCACGGGTAAATCTACTGTTTGTCGACGCCTTGCTGAGCTCGCCAACGCAAAATACTTGGACACAGGCGCGATGTATCGCGTCGCTACGCTGCACGTTCTGCGGCAGCGAATCGACCCCACCCACGCGGACGCTACGAACGCGATCATTGCCGCCACCCAGAACCTGCCACTCGAGGTCAACGAAGATCCCCGCAGCACGGAAGTCCTGCTGGACGGCCAGGACGTATCCGGGGAAATCCGCGGGCCGGAAGTCACAGCGCACGTTTCCGCTGTCTCGGCAATCCCGGAGGTACGCGAGAACCTGGTGAAGTTGCAGCGCGAGCTGGCCGAGAGGGCCGGGCGATGCGTGGTTGAGGGGCGCGATATCGGTACGGTCGTGCTGCCCGATGCGCCCGTGAAGGTGTTCATGACCGCCAGCGCAGAGATTCGGGCGCGACGCCGGTTTGACCAGGACGTTGCGGCCGGTCGCGACGTGGAGTTCGACGCGGTCCTCGCCGACGTGCAGCGCCGCGATGAAGCGGACTCTTCCCGCGCAACGTCGCCACTGCGCCCCGCGGACGATGCCACGGTTCTGGATACCGGAGAGCTCAGCATCGACGAGGTGTTGGCGGTATTTCAGGACCTCATTCTGAGCGAGAATGGGGATGGCGAGGGGCGTCGGGAAGAAGAGGCAGTAGAACTTGACGACCTAGTGTTCCGCACCACTGACGGTGACGTGATCGGCGACGGCGAGAGCTATAGCGACGGCGAGAGCGATGAGATCGACGAAGAGAACTTCGACGAGGCCGAATTCAGCGAAGCCGACTTTGGTGAAACTCAATTCTTCGTCGCGGGTCAGGATGCCGAGGAATTTGACCTGCTGAGCAGCGGTGAAGATCAGACTGACTGGGATGCCGTTGAGGAAGCGTTCGGGGTGTTCGGCGATGATGAAGCCGAACGCGAGGCCCTGTGCACCGTTGCCATCGTGGGGCGCCCCAACGTGGGTAAATCCACCTTGGTGAACCGCTTCATCGGGCGTCGCGAGGCAGTGGTGGAGGACTTCCCGGGTGTCACCCGCGACCGCATCAGTTACTTGGGTGAGTGGACCGGGCGTCGATTCTGGGTGCAGGATACCGGTGGCTGGGATCCCGACGCGAAGGGTATCCACGCGGCCATTGCTCGTCAGGCGGAAACTGCGATGGATACGGCCGATGTGATTGTGTTCGTCGTGGACACCAAGGTCGGCATCACTGCGACCGACGAGGTGATTGCACGCAAGCTACAGCGCTCCAACATCCCGGTGATTCTGGTGGCCAACAAGTTCGATTCCGATTCGCAGTACGCCGATATGGCCGAATTCTGGGGCTTGGGTCTGGGCGAGCCATTCCCGGTCTCCGCGCAACACGGCCGTGGCGCAGCCGATGTCTTGGATCAGGTCCTCAAGGACTTCCCCGACCAGCCACGGCAGACGTCGATTGTTTCGGGTCCGCGGCGCGTTGCGCTGGTGGGTCGTCCCAACGTGGGCAAGTCCAGCCTGTTGAACAAGGTCACGGGCGAAGAGCGCTCGGTTGTCGATAATGTCGCTGGTACCACCGTCGATCCCGTGGACTCCATCGTTGAGCTGGACGAGAAGACCTGGCGCTTTGTGGACACCGCCGGAATCCGCAAGAAGACTAAAACCGCACGCGGTCACGAGTTTTACGCTTCATTGCGCACTCGGGCTGCTATTGATGCCGCAGAGGTCGCTATTTTTCTGGTTGACGCCAGCGAGCCCATCGCCGAACAGGATCAGCGAGTACTCCGGCTGATCCTCGACTCCGGTCGTGCCCTAGTGGTGGCATACAACAAGTGGGATCTCGTTGACGAGGACCGCAGGTGGGAACTGGAGCGCGAGATTGATCTGCAGTTGGCACATGTGCCTTGGGCGCGACGCGTGAACATTTCCGCGAAGACGGGGCGCGCGCTGAAAAAGCTGGAGCCTGCGATGATCGAGGCACTGGAGAGCTGGGATCAGCGCATCCCAACGGGCCAGCTGAATACGTGGTTGCGCGCCGTTATCGCGCAGACCCCGCCACCTATGCGCGGCGGTCGACTGCCTCGCGTATTGTTCGCTACCCAGGCCTCCACCAAGCCTCCGGTGATCGTGCTATTTACGACCGGATTCTTGGAGCACGGCTACCGGCGCTTCTTGGAGCGCAAACTGCGTGAGGCATTCGGCTTCGAAGGATCCCCGGTCCGCATTGCGGTTCGTGTGAGGGAGAAGCGCAAGCGGAAGTAG
- a CDS encoding ParA family protein, which produces MRELPDPAPLKSHGPASIIAMCNQKGGVGKTTSTINMGSALAAFGRKVLLVDLDPQGALSAGLGIGHQELDVTVYNLLVDNSLSILDAIHESPVEGLDVVPANIDLSAAEIQLVNEVGREQALARALRPVMNDYDFIVIDCQPSLGLLTVNALSCADSVIIPVESEYFSLRGLALLMDTVEKVRDRLNFRLEVLGILVTMFDRRTLHSREVMERLVEAFGSKVFDSVITRTVRFPETSVAGEPIDTWAPKSSGAVQYRNLAAEVIERVAAQP; this is translated from the coding sequence ATGCGGGAGTTGCCGGATCCGGCGCCGTTGAAATCGCATGGGCCTGCCAGCATCATTGCCATGTGTAACCAGAAGGGCGGGGTGGGGAAGACCACCTCGACTATCAATATGGGTTCGGCTCTAGCTGCCTTCGGGCGCAAGGTTTTGCTGGTGGACTTGGACCCGCAGGGTGCCTTGTCAGCCGGCTTGGGGATTGGTCACCAGGAGCTGGACGTTACGGTGTATAACCTGCTGGTGGATAATTCGCTGTCTATTCTAGATGCAATCCACGAAAGTCCAGTCGAGGGGCTTGACGTGGTGCCGGCGAATATCGATCTGTCCGCTGCTGAGATCCAATTGGTCAATGAGGTCGGCCGTGAACAAGCACTGGCGCGGGCGTTGCGTCCAGTGATGAACGACTACGATTTCATCGTCATCGATTGTCAGCCATCGTTGGGGTTGCTGACGGTGAACGCGCTATCGTGTGCGGATTCTGTGATCATTCCCGTCGAGTCCGAGTATTTTTCCTTGCGTGGTTTGGCACTGCTGATGGACACGGTAGAAAAGGTGCGTGATCGGCTGAACTTCCGGCTGGAGGTTTTGGGCATTCTGGTGACGATGTTCGATCGTCGCACCTTGCACTCGCGCGAGGTGATGGAGCGATTAGTGGAGGCCTTTGGTTCTAAGGTCTTCGACTCGGTGATTACACGCACCGTGCGGTTCCCGGAAACGTCCGTGGCTGGCGAGCCGATCGACACCTGGGCACCGAAGTCATCTGGCGCAGTGCAGTATCGCAACCTTGCCGCAGAGGTCATCGAGCGCGTAGCTGCCCAACCTTAG
- a CDS encoding CTP synthase, with the protein MSNGHSERKTKFIFVTGGVASSLGKGLTAASLGQLLAARGLRVTMQKLDPYLNVDPGTMNPFEHGEVFVTEDGAETDLDLGHYERFLDRNLSATGNVTTGKVYSNVIAKERRGEYLGKTVQVIPHITDEIKRSVLAMANPDEEGAVPDVVISEIGGTVGDIESQPFLEAARQVRHEVGRENIVFIHVSLVPYLAPSGELKTKPTQHSVAALRSIGIVPDALVLRADRDVPQSMKDKIALMCDVEEEGVIACPDAPSIYDIPKVLHSQHLDTFIIRRMNLPFRDVDWTVWGTLLDRVHKPEGEVNIGIVGKYIDLPDAYLSVAEAVRAAGFGAKVKANVKWIASDQLEDPARAEQELADVDGIVIPGGFGIRGIEGKIGAIRYSRENRLPLLGICLGLQCIVIEAARQAGLEDASSTEFDPEATTPVISTMEEQKAAVSGEADLGGTMRLGSYPAKLASGSVVAGLYGKEDVTERHRHRYEVNNQYRDQITEGSGLLFSGTSPDGKLVEFVEYPTDLHPYFVATQAHPEYKSRPTRPHPLFQGLVDAALEHRDNR; encoded by the coding sequence ATGTCGAACGGCCATTCAGAACGTAAGACCAAGTTCATTTTCGTAACCGGTGGCGTGGCGTCCTCGCTGGGCAAGGGTTTGACCGCTGCCAGCTTGGGTCAGCTGCTCGCCGCCCGGGGCTTGCGCGTGACGATGCAGAAGCTGGATCCGTACCTGAATGTGGACCCCGGTACCATGAATCCGTTTGAGCATGGCGAGGTGTTTGTCACTGAAGACGGCGCAGAGACCGATCTGGACCTGGGGCACTACGAGCGCTTCCTGGACCGCAACCTGTCCGCCACCGGCAACGTCACCACCGGCAAGGTGTACTCTAACGTGATCGCCAAGGAGCGTCGTGGTGAGTACCTAGGCAAGACCGTGCAGGTTATTCCTCACATCACCGATGAGATCAAGCGCTCCGTCTTGGCCATGGCCAATCCTGACGAAGAGGGTGCGGTTCCCGATGTTGTGATTTCCGAAATCGGTGGCACCGTGGGTGATATCGAATCCCAGCCCTTCCTTGAGGCAGCCCGTCAGGTGCGCCACGAGGTGGGCCGCGAGAATATTGTGTTCATCCACGTTTCCTTGGTTCCGTACTTGGCGCCGTCGGGCGAGCTGAAGACCAAGCCAACCCAGCACTCCGTGGCTGCATTGCGGTCCATCGGTATTGTTCCGGATGCTCTGGTGCTGCGCGCTGACCGCGATGTTCCGCAGTCCATGAAGGACAAGATCGCACTGATGTGTGACGTTGAGGAAGAGGGCGTTATCGCCTGCCCCGATGCGCCGTCGATTTACGACATCCCCAAGGTGCTGCACTCGCAGCACTTGGATACGTTCATCATTCGCCGCATGAACTTGCCATTCCGCGATGTGGACTGGACAGTATGGGGCACGCTTCTGGACCGCGTGCACAAGCCCGAGGGTGAGGTAAACATCGGAATCGTCGGTAAGTACATTGACCTGCCGGATGCTTACCTGTCCGTCGCGGAAGCCGTCCGCGCTGCGGGCTTTGGTGCCAAGGTGAAAGCCAATGTGAAGTGGATCGCCTCCGACCAGTTGGAAGACCCAGCGCGCGCAGAGCAGGAATTGGCCGATGTAGATGGAATTGTCATCCCAGGCGGATTCGGCATCCGTGGTATCGAGGGCAAGATCGGCGCTATTCGCTATAGCCGTGAAAACCGTCTGCCGCTTCTGGGGATCTGCTTGGGCCTGCAGTGCATTGTCATTGAGGCTGCGCGCCAGGCGGGACTGGAAGACGCATCCTCCACCGAGTTCGATCCCGAGGCAACCACGCCCGTCATCTCCACCATGGAAGAGCAGAAAGCCGCTGTATCCGGTGAGGCGGACTTGGGTGGCACCATGCGTTTAGGTTCCTACCCGGCGAAGTTGGCCAGTGGTTCCGTGGTAGCCGGGCTGTACGGTAAGGAGGATGTGACCGAGCGTCATCGCCACCGCTACGAGGTCAACAACCAGTACCGGGACCAGATCACGGAAGGCTCCGGCCTGCTTTTTTCCGGCACATCACCAGATGGCAAGCTCGTGGAGTTCGTCGAGTACCCAACGGACCTGCACCCGTATTTCGTGGCAACCCAAGCACACCCTGAATATAAGTCTAGGCCGACCCGTCCACACCCACTGTTCCAGGGGCTGGTGGATGCGGCATTGGAACACCGCGATAACCGCTAA